The following proteins come from a genomic window of bacterium:
- a CDS encoding 4Fe-4S binding protein: MRKPKLRELREALKVLFIEGPYTSRFPAEMTVPPETFRGKPKFDPDVCIGCGACSEVCPSRAIEIVDDTAAGKRTLKLRYDICNFCGQCHLYCTTKDGIDYTTEYDLAGFDRSEMVVTMEHELALCEVCGSVVATKDHLRWIAKRLGSLAYANPTLILSGLEELAQTDEIEPRDKERPIYREDIFKIMCPACRRKMYLTEEWG; this comes from the coding sequence ATGCGTAAACCGAAACTTCGCGAACTCAGGGAAGCGCTTAAAGTCCTTTTCATCGAGGGGCCGTATACATCCAGATTTCCCGCGGAAATGACAGTCCCCCCGGAGACGTTTCGCGGAAAACCGAAGTTCGATCCCGATGTATGTATCGGGTGCGGCGCCTGCAGCGAAGTGTGTCCCTCACGGGCGATAGAAATTGTGGATGATACTGCAGCCGGTAAACGAACCCTGAAACTGAGGTACGATATCTGCAATTTCTGCGGTCAGTGTCATCTGTACTGCACAACCAAAGATGGAATCGATTATACCACCGAGTATGACCTTGCCGGTTTTGACCGGAGTGAAATGGTTGTTACCATGGAGCATGAGCTTGCCCTCTGCGAGGTATGCGGGAGTGTCGTAGCGACAAAAGACCATCTCCGCTGGATAGCAAAAAGACTCGGAAGCCTGGCATATGCAAACCCGACGCTTATCCTTTCGGGCCTGGAAGAACTTGCCCAAACCGATGAGATCGAGCCCCGTGACAAAGAACGCCCCATCTACCGTGAAGACATCTTTAAAATCATGTGTCCCGCCTGCCGCCGTAAGATGTATCTCACCGAGGAATGGGGATAA
- a CDS encoding Na+/H+ antiporter subunit E has translation MVNRIVYCIMLFAMWLLLTWSPDIENVTAGLFVAVICTVLFGHLFFDNAVRILSPRRVFWFLVYIPFFLMHMVRANLDVAYRVLHVDVPIRPGIVKVKTTLTSDLGLTFLANSITLTPGTLTVDIIGSDMYIHWIYVSTDDPENQTAVIVTRFENIIKRIFE, from the coding sequence ATGGTCAATCGGATCGTTTACTGTATCATGCTGTTTGCGATGTGGCTGCTGCTGACATGGTCGCCCGATATCGAGAATGTCACTGCGGGTCTGTTCGTCGCTGTCATATGCACCGTGCTGTTCGGGCATCTTTTCTTCGACAATGCGGTCAGGATACTCTCGCCGCGCCGCGTGTTCTGGTTCCTTGTGTATATACCCTTCTTCCTGATGCACATGGTCAGGGCGAACCTTGATGTCGCGTACCGTGTACTCCATGTGGATGTTCCCATCCGCCCGGGAATCGTGAAGGTCAAGACGACGCTCACAAGCGACCTGGGATTGACCTTTCTCGCCAATTCCATCACCCTGACACCGGGAACGCTCACGGTCGATATTATCGGGAGCGACATGTACATACACTGGATTTATGTCTCGACGGATGACCCGGAAAACCAGACAGCGGTCATTGTTACCCGTTTTGAAAACATCATCAAGAGGATATTCGAATGA
- a CDS encoding response regulator — translation MDARKKIMVVDDDNDIVESIAMILESAGYKVTAADSGEQCLEFLRCERPDLIILDVMMETMTEGFNVSYDLKNNPDFQTIPIIIVSSIEDYAGIRVDKDFVMADEFLEKPLHPNILLETIKRLL, via the coding sequence ATGGATGCGCGAAAAAAAATAATGGTGGTTGACGATGACAACGATATTGTCGAATCCATTGCCATGATTCTTGAATCCGCCGGATACAAGGTGACAGCTGCTGACAGCGGGGAGCAATGCCTCGAATTTCTTCGGTGTGAGCGGCCGGACCTTATCATCCTCGATGTAATGATGGAGACAATGACCGAGGGCTTCAATGTAAGTTACGATCTGAAAAATAATCCCGACTTTCAGACTATTCCCATAATTATTGTATCCTCAATCGAGGATTATGCAGGAATCAGGGTTGATAAGGATTTTGTCATGGCGGATGAATTTCTCGAAAAACCGCTTCACCCGAATATTCTCCTGGAAACCATAAAACGGCTGCTGTGA
- the mnhG gene encoding monovalent cation/H(+) antiporter subunit G, whose amino-acid sequence MTDTLGLIFILIGVLFDLFGCIGLVRLPDIYNRLQAATKCVTLGTCMILFGLFVITGISSAGILSLLCALFVLFTSPVGAHALARAAHRYGIKLWDGSVTDKYADIDRPEH is encoded by the coding sequence ATGACTGATACTCTCGGGCTGATTTTTATCCTTATCGGGGTTCTCTTCGATCTTTTCGGATGCATCGGTCTTGTACGGCTTCCCGATATCTATAACCGTCTTCAGGCGGCAACGAAGTGCGTTACACTCGGGACCTGCATGATACTATTCGGGCTTTTTGTTATTACTGGTATCAGTTCGGCCGGTATCCTGTCACTCCTGTGCGCGCTGTTTGTACTTTTTACTTCTCCGGTAGGGGCGCATGCCCTGGCGCGGGCGGCTCACCGGTACGGAATAAAACTCTGGGACGGCAGCGTAACCGATAAGTATGCGGATATTGACAGGCCGGAACACTAA
- a CDS encoding hydrogenase 3 maturation endopeptidase HyCI, translated as MQRTTLVLVTLGNELRGDDGAGNLFGRLIGNHVSLTVIEGGDAPENITGLVVRACPDTVVIVDALDFGGVPGEITVVTGEKLEASGISTHGSLKMFVDYIREMTGARVLVLGIQPKNLGLETEISPEVRASVESLAETCRESGIDYIFSIPELR; from the coding sequence ATGCAGAGGACTACGCTTGTTCTGGTGACTCTCGGAAATGAACTGAGAGGTGATGACGGCGCCGGGAACCTGTTCGGCAGGCTCATCGGGAACCATGTTTCCCTCACGGTGATCGAGGGAGGCGATGCGCCGGAAAATATCACCGGCCTTGTTGTCCGCGCATGCCCCGATACGGTTGTTATTGTCGATGCACTCGATTTCGGGGGAGTGCCGGGTGAGATTACGGTGGTTACCGGGGAAAAACTCGAAGCATCCGGTATTTCAACCCACGGATCGCTGAAGATGTTTGTCGATTATATCAGAGAAATGACCGGCGCCCGGGTACTCGTTCTTGGAATTCAGCCGAAAAACCTTGGTCTGGAAACTGAAATTTCACCCGAAGTGAGAGCCTCCGTCGAGTCCCTTGCCGAAACCTGCAGGGAATCTGGAATCGATTATATATTCAGCATACCGGAATTGAGATGA
- a CDS encoding cation:proton antiporter: MTSLVVSSWPGAVMLVLLFSGFLCLYRIGKGPTAPDRTVAIDILGTLMVGFCAVLTWVTGRAFYMNIGITWALLSFIGTIALAKYLEGRDFDD, encoded by the coding sequence ATGACAAGCCTTGTGGTTTCTTCCTGGCCCGGAGCGGTCATGCTTGTTCTCCTGTTTTCCGGTTTTCTCTGCCTGTACCGTATCGGCAAGGGACCGACCGCGCCGGACAGAACGGTTGCCATCGACATTCTCGGAACGCTCATGGTCGGATTCTGCGCCGTGCTCACATGGGTAACCGGCAGAGCGTTTTACATGAATATCGGCATTACCTGGGCTCTGCTCAGCTTTATCGGGACAATCGCCCTGGCCAAATATCTGGAAGGACGTGACTTCGATGACTGA